A region of Aquila chrysaetos chrysaetos chromosome 13, bAquChr1.4, whole genome shotgun sequence DNA encodes the following proteins:
- the HLX gene encoding H2.0-like homeobox protein: MYTAGLAPFYASNFSLWSAAYCSASGPAAGGCFPLDAAAAKKPSFCIADILHAGGEAAGGSADSLPGGPGTGMPATLGAVHHGGAFHAAASPLRPTPVVAPDAPAAAAFPPRLSPLSASAPPYPPPPAPPPRITSPSLGFGFFSSCCFFAPVPPLPPPPLSFRPLHCSAPAPASKDLKFGIDRILSAEFDPKVKEGNTLRDLTSLLTTSRQTGVHLPNLQPSAGQFFASLDPINEASAILGPLNTNPRSSVQHQFQDTFPGPYAVLTKDTLPQTYKRKRSWSRAVFSNLQRKGLEKRFEIQKYVTKPDRKQLAAMLGLTDAQVKVWFQNRRMKWRHSKEAQAQKDKEPPPEPEPEPAAQRPGAPPAAATAAGEPERSPSRSEGDSDSSDADSLDMAPSDTERTEGAERSLPAAGLGKSSGSPGLPSPPPPPPPPPPAAAASPEPRSGL; this comes from the exons ATGTACACGGCCGGGCTGGCTCCTTTCTACGCCTCCAACTTCAGCTTGTGGTCAGCGGCGTACTGCTCGGCATCGGGGCCGGCAGCCGGCGGCTGCTTCCCTCTGGACGCCGCGGCGGCGAAGAAGCCGTCCTTCTGCATCGCCGACATCCTCCACGCCGGCGGCGAAGCGGCGGGAGGATCCGCCGACAGCCTGCCCGGAGGTCCCGGCACCGGGATGCCGGCGACTCTGGGAGCCGTCCATCACGGCGGTGCCTTCCACGCCGCCGCCTCGCCGCTCCGGCCCACGCCCGTCGTGGCCCCCGacgcccccgccgccgccgccttcccgCCGCGCCTCTCGCCGCTCTCCGCCTCCGCCCCTCCCTACcccccaccaccagccccccccccccgcatcaCGTCCCCCTCGCTCGGCTTCGGCTTCTTCAGCTCTTGTTGCTTCTTCGCTCCCgttcccccccttccccccccccccctttctttccgCCCACTCCACTGCTCGGCGCCGGCGCCCGCCAGCAAGGACCTGAAATTCGGCATCGACCGCATTTTATCGGCGGAGTTTGACCCCAAAGTCAAGGAAGGCAACACGCTGAGAG ATCTGACCTCCTTATTAACTACCAGCCGCCAAACTGGGGTTCATCTCCCCAACTTGCAGCCTTCCGCCGGCCAGTTCTTCGCGTCTCTAGACCCCATTAACGAGGCCTCTGCTATTCTGGGTCCCTTAAACACAAACCCAAGGAGCTCAGTTCAGCACCAGTTTCAAGACACTTTTCCAG GTCCGTACGCAGTTTTAACCAAGGACACGCTGCCCCAGACGTACAAGAGGAAACGCTCCTGGTCCAGGGCTGTTTTTTCCAACCTGCAGAGGAAAGGTTTAGAAAAACGGTTCGAAATCCAGAAATATGTCACCAAACCGGACAGAAAGCAACTGGCGGCGATGCTGGGGCTGACAGATGCTCAA GTGAAGGTGTGGTTCCAGAACCGGCGGATGAAATGGCGGCACTCCAAGGAGGCGCAGGCCCAGAAGGACAaggagccgccgccggagccggagccggagccggcggCCCAGCGACCCGGCgcaccgcccgccgccgccaccgccgccgggGAGCCCGAGCGCAGCCCCAGCCGCTCCGAGGGCGACAGCGACAGCAGCGACGCCGACTCCCTCGACATGGCCCCCAGCGACACGGAACGGACTGAGGGAGCCGAGCGGAgcctgcccgccgccgggctcGGCAAGTCctccggcagccccggcctcccctccccgccgccgccgccgccgccgccgccgcccgccgccgccgccagccccgaGCCGCGGAGCGGCCTATAG